Genomic window (Corynebacterium simulans):
CCCACTGCACGCCGGACTTGATGGCGAGTGAGCCGTCGACCCAAGCCAGGCCTTCGAGTGTGAAAGTGGAAAGAATCGGTTTGCCAGGCCCGCCATTGTCGCGGCGCAGACCTTTTTGGAAACCGCCGAAGTCGCGCACCTTAGCGAGATTGTTGAAGGTATGCGCGCGCTGCTCGGCGACGGAGAGATCTGGATGCGGGAAGAGCTCCGGGTCATTGATGAACTTGCGTAGCTCCTGGCGGAAGGCGGCGTGTGGGCCATCGAGTAGGTTGCCCAGCTCGGTAGCTACGGATGGCTTCGGTGTCTTGGGCAGGCGGCGCGGGCTGCGCGGCTCTGCTTGGGCGGTGGTGGAACGAAGATTTGCGCGGTTTGCCTCGGTGGAGGAAGCAGCGCTGGAATCCTTGCTTTGAGTCTTGAGGAGTGCCATGGTTTTTCCTTCTTTGGGCGGCTGCTTTTGGCAGCCGGGGATTTTTGGGGTGCGGGTTAGCGTTCGATGATGGCGGCCACGCCTTGGCCGCCGGCGGCGCAGATGGAGATAAGAGCGCGGCCGCCGCCTGCTTCCTGCAGGACCTTCCCGGCGGTGGCGAGGATGCGCGCCCCGGTGGCCGCGAAGGGGTGGCCGGCAGCCAGCGAAGAACCCTTGACGTTGAGCTTGCTGCGGTCGATGGGGCCGAGTGCGCCGGGCAGGCCGAGGCGCTCGCGGCAGTAAGTCTCGTCCTCCCACGCATTCAGGGTGGCAAGGACTTGTGAGGCGAAGGCTTCGTGGATTTCGTAGAAGTCGAAATCTTGCAGGGTGAGGTTGTTGCGCTCGAGGAGGCGCGGCACCGCATAGGTCGGCGCCATGAGAAGGCCGTCTCCGCCGTGTAGGAAGTCCACTGCGGCGGTCTCGGAATCAACTAGGTAGGCAAGCGGCTCGAGGTTATGGTTTGCGGCCCAGGATTCGCTGCCTAGGAGGGTGACTGCCGCGCCGTCGGTAAGCGGCGTCGAATTGCCGGCGGTCATTGTGGCCTGGGTGCCGTGCTGCTCGGCATCGCGCTTTCCAAAGACCGGCTTTAGCTGGCCGAGCTTTTCTGGCGTGGAGTCAGGACGGAGGTTGGTATCGCGGTTAACACCCATGAAGCCGGTGCTGAGGTCGTTAAAGAAACCTTCCTCCCAGGCCTGATGGAGCTTCTGGTGAGAAGCGAGCGCGAGCTTGTCCTGGTCAGCGCGGCTTATGCCCATTTCGCGGGCCGTGATAGCCGCGTGGTCGCCCATGGAAAGCCCCGTGCGCGGCTCGCCGTTTTGGGGCTGCTCGGGCGCGAGCTGGGCGGGGCGAATTGAGCCGATGAGCTTTGCGCGTTGGGAAAAAGTCTTTGCGCGGCTGAGTCTGATGAGGGTGCGTCGCAGGGAATCGTTGACGGCGAGCGGGGCGTCCGAGATGGTATCGGTGCCGCCAGCGATGCCG
Coding sequences:
- a CDS encoding acetyl-CoA C-acetyltransferase, which codes for MTSSSPRVAILGGNRIPFARSNKEYAHASNQDMLTSALDGLVARFGLHEERLGLVAAGAVLKHSRDFNLTREVVLGSALTSTTPALDMQQACCTSLAAAIHVGDAIARGRIESGIAGGTDTISDAPLAVNDSLRRTLIRLSRAKTFSQRAKLIGSIRPAQLAPEQPQNGEPRTGLSMGDHAAITAREMGISRADQDKLALASHQKLHQAWEEGFFNDLSTGFMGVNRDTNLRPDSTPEKLGQLKPVFGKRDAEQHGTQATMTAGNSTPLTDGAAVTLLGSESWAANHNLEPLAYLVDSETAAVDFLHGGDGLLMAPTYAVPRLLERNNLTLQDFDFYEIHEAFASQVLATLNAWEDETYCRERLGLPGALGPIDRSKLNVKGSSLAAGHPFAATGARILATAGKVLQEAGGGRALISICAAGGQGVAAIIER